One window of Catonella massiliensis genomic DNA carries:
- the rfbA gene encoding glucose-1-phosphate thymidylyltransferase RfbA, which translates to MKGIILAGGSGTRLYPLTEVTSKQLLPVYDKPMIFYPLSTLMLAGIRDILIISTPRDLPNFEKLLGDGSECGIRLSYKIQEKPNGLAEAFIIGEEFIGKDSVAMILGDNIFYGNGLSLNLKKAVDCTEHGAAVFGYYVDDPERFGIVEFNDKGEAVSIEEKPEHPKSNYCVTGLYFYDNSVVKYAKSLKPSKRGELEITDLNRIYLEEGRLNVITLGRGYAWLDTGTVDTLSDATEFVKVIEKRQGVMISAIEEIAYKNGWISREKLLESADKYGKSSYGAHLMKVALGKILY; encoded by the coding sequence ATGAAAGGTATTATTCTGGCCGGTGGTTCAGGCACAAGGCTGTATCCACTTACAGAGGTTACAAGCAAACAGCTCTTACCTGTTTATGATAAACCGATGATATTTTATCCTTTATCCACGCTTATGCTCGCAGGGATAAGAGACATTTTGATTATATCAACTCCTAGAGACTTACCTAACTTTGAGAAACTCTTGGGGGATGGTTCGGAATGTGGTATTAGGTTGTCATATAAGATTCAGGAAAAGCCAAATGGACTTGCTGAAGCTTTTATTATAGGTGAAGAATTTATAGGAAAAGACAGTGTCGCAATGATTTTGGGTGATAATATTTTCTACGGTAACGGTTTATCATTAAACCTTAAGAAGGCAGTAGACTGTACTGAACATGGTGCTGCTGTATTTGGATACTATGTGGATGATCCTGAGAGATTTGGAATTGTTGAATTTAATGATAAGGGTGAAGCCGTATCCATCGAAGAAAAGCCTGAACATCCTAAATCAAATTATTGTGTGACGGGTCTTTATTTTTATGATAATTCAGTGGTAAAATATGCTAAGTCGCTTAAACCGTCAAAAAGAGGCGAGCTTGAAATTACTGACTTAAACAGAATCTATCTTGAAGAAGGAAGACTTAATGTAATTACCCTTGGAAGAGGCTATGCGTGGCTTGATACAGGTACTGTGGACACTCTTTCAGATGCAACTGAGTTTGTTAAAGTCATAGAAAAGAGACAGGGTGTTATGATTTCAGCAATAGAGGAAATAGCCTATAAAAATGGGTGGATAAGCAGGGAAAAGCTGCTTGAAAGTGCTGATAAATATGGGAAATCATCTTACGGTGCCCATCTTATGAAGGTTGCTCTTGGCAAGATTTTATATTGA